GATAATATTGTCTCTCTTTGGTAGGGATGCTGGAGTCTGACACATAATGTGAGTGCAATATTGGCTCCTCCTCCTGCAGCCCCTCCCCATATAACATGAGATTGTGTTGTGGTTGCAGCTGGTTGGTGGGCATATATTTCCCAGAAGGCTTTAGAGTGATGCCCCCAGGGATTACTGATTAGTGATAGTATTTATTGAGGGGTATAGGGAGTAACTAATTAGTGGCAGTATTTATTGAGGGGTACAGGGAGTTACTGATTAGTGATTGTTCTTATTAAAGGGGTACAGGAAGTTACTGATTAGTGACAGTGTTTATTGAGGCGTACAGGGAGTTACTGATTAGTGACTGTGGGTATTGGTGGGTACAGGGAGTTACTGATTAGTGACTGCTTATTAAAGGGGTACAGGGAGTTACTGATTAGTGATAGTGTTTATTGAGGTGTACAGGGAGTTACCAATTAGTGACTTTGCTTATTAAAGGGGTACAGGGAGTTACTGATGTTTGAGGGGTACAGGGATTTACTGGTTAGTGACTGTGCTTATTAAAGGGGTACAGGGAGTTACTGATTAGTGATAGTGTTTATTGAGGGGTACAGGGAGTTACTGATAAGTGGTGGTGGGTATTGAGGGGTACAGGGAGTTACTGATTAGTGAATGTGCTTATTAGAGGGGTACAGGGAGTTACTGATTAGTGACAGTATTTATTGAGGGGCATTGATGTGAGGGATTGCTGCCCCCGTGTGTATTGTGTACAGACTGTACCATTTTGCCGTGTCCCAGGTGGTGCATGAAGATGAGCTTTATTGTGGGTGGGTAGGGGGGTCCCTAGAGCGAATTCATTGCGCTCATGTTGTATATTCCCCATAGAAGGAGGTGATGTTATTATCCAGCCAGACACGTGCTCATGGCGCCACCTAGCTAACACTTGCAGTATGACACTGGCTTTGCAGcactgtttccatggcaactcaAGCAGCCATGTCTGCAGCCTGATGCATGGATACTGTTGCCAGGGAGATCTCTGGGCACGGGCcaatcactgtgtgtgtgtcactccTTGCTGTGTAGCTGAAGGGGTTAGCAGAAAGAATCaatgcgaagtgcaacgtttcgggggacacgcccctttctcaagcatgaagcagggttttacatatgagctgttatatgcattatattttttatagagacctcattgtttaggggtatagttttcctttaagattgttCTGTGGTAAAGGAACATGATTGTACTGTGAGAGAGCTTCAATCTCACTGACTCTTCTGGCCAAGTTCATCACCAACAAACACTACATTTTAAGTTGAGCAATTTCATAGAAGTGTTCTCCAAAGGCTCAGGTAGCAAGAAGGTCAAAATATTCAGTACCAAGTTAACATCCCAAGGTCCAAAGGCCCTCAAGAGAAATTCCACAATCTGAACTTCTGTAGCTCTTGAAGGGTCACGCCCAGACTCTTTAGACTAGTCTGAAAACATTTGACAAATcaagaaatatatttgaatagTGGAAGGCTTCCTAGCTGGCAATAAGAGTGGAAATCGATCTAGTAGAGAGAGACCTCAAGATTCAGCCTTTCAAGAGTCAAACCATTAGAGCCAGTTCCTCTGGATGGGGGTATAGGATCCCTTCTTGTCTGAGAAGTTCTGGTCATgccagaagcccaaaacatgagGGATTTTGAGAATATGGGGAAATACATACGCCCTGCAGAATGTTCCACTGGATGGAAAAGGCATTTATCATTTTGGCACCTTGTTCTTGATGCCTTGGAGAAGAATCCCCAGAACTGAGGTACTAAGATGATACTTCTGGAGCCTACATTTTGGAGAAGAGCTTGTTTCCAGAGAAAGATGAATAATCTGTTCTCAGCACAAATGGTTGTGACCACATTTTGAAAGAAACTCATGCTGTAGCGTTCTGGAGTACCCATTGCCCATTTCACATACTCCACTCTTGCTCCCACTATTCCCAGGACCTGTTGGCAGAATCTTGCTGCCGAGGTGGGAAAATTGATGAGACAAGACACCGCCACCCGAAAGTCTGGAATTTTCCTGATGGGAGGAGTCAAATTGAATGAAGATCAACACTCCAAGGATCTCCAGACTCTGAGTTGGAGATGAACAGCTCTTCTCTTCCTCTAGTTGGTAATCCAACCCAAGACCAGTTTCATTTGCTGAACCAACATACCCTTGGAAGGAACCCTTGTAAAGATGTTTTCCAGGTAAGAAAAAGATTGGATGCTGATTTCACCCTGAACGTGGGAATATTGAGATATTGATGGAAATCTCTTACATTTAAGATCACTCTATAAAGTCCCCATTTGGCTGTCTTATGAGAAAAAGGTGATATACTTCTATCTGCCTGTGGGCCATGAAACTGCCACCCAGCGTGAACTGCCTGCCCAAACAGCCCTGTCTAATGGGTTTGGGTAGTAGGGATGGGATTGGGTTGCTAGGATTCTGAGGGTTTTGGGTGGTAGGGATTGGGGTGCTAGGGTTTCAAGGTGCTTGGGTGGTAGGGATTGGGGTGCTAGGGTTCAGAGGGGCTTGAGATTGGGGTGGTAGGGTCCTGAGgggtgtggttgctagggtcccgaGGGGTTTGGGTGGTAGGGATTGGGGTGCTCAGGTCCCGAGTGCTACAGATTGGGGTGTTATGATCCCGAGGCGGCTTGGGTGCTAGGAATTGGGGTGGTAGGGCCCTGAGGGGTGTGTGTGGTAGGGATTGGGGTGCTATGATCCCAAGGGGCTTGGGTGCTAGGGATTGAATGGGGGTGGTAGGGATTGGGGTGCTAGGGTCCCGAGGGGCTTGAATTTGGTTGGTAGGGTCCCGAGGGGCTGCAGTGCTAGGGATTGAATTGGGGTGCTAGGGTCCCAAGGGGGTTGGGTGCTAGAGAGATGGGGGGGTGGTGCTGGTGGGAGAAGACATCTCAGGAGCCAATCAGTGTTGGGGGTGTTGCTCAGGactatgtattatatttatatatttgtatagcgctccttgagggcaaagcactgtacagcagaacaattaattagtagtaacaaacaagggactaataataataattattagaaatacaattcacataaatataaaattacattcaaGTAAAGGACTTGGAGCaccctaccccgtagagcttacagtctaaatgactAGAGAGGGAATTTCCTGTGTTTTGCGGCTGGTGGGCAGGGGCCCCGAGGGCCACTAGGAAGCGGTTCCTTGTGCAGAGTGAGTGGGCTTGGGGGCGGGGCACTCTGTAATTGGACAATAAAGTAATGCAGCACTTAATTCGATTTGTCCCCCAGCAGCGACATGGAAGGGTTGGAGGCATTTGGCCAGGGAGAGGCATATGGGGAGGAGCTTGAGGACAGACTCCATTTTCTATGGAGGCGGAGCTAAACCGGCAGGATGTCTGCATGATAAGTTTCCTGGACGGGGCATTCTGAACTGTGGGACATACCCTGTACCAGCCCCAGAAAGAGTGAGTATAAGGGGTGTATTTACTCTGCCCGGGGGCAAGTGTCACAGGAACCCTGTGTTTCTCCTCCCCCAGGACCTACACATGTACCAACTGCATCATGGGAATTGCCCAtctggccaatcacagctctctGTCCTGTCACTCTCACTTCCAACCTGGGCCGGAGACCTGACCCACCTGCTCATTAGTGTCACCCTCAGTCTCATGGCAGTGCCGCTCTCACCCTGGTGCAACTGGCTGACCCCTCAACTTGTCCAGCAGGAAGGTAAGTGGGTGGGGCTTGTGTTTGCACTGAGTGTGAGCTGAGGGTTGCTGTGTGTCACTCAGTGAGTGCTTCTGTTTCAGGTTAAGATGGTGGCTTCCTCCCTCACGGATCCATTAGCCATATCTAGTGGCCCCACCATGGACATGTTTCACTGGCTATGGGGGGCAGCAGAAGCTTCTCCCAGTCAGTCGTTGTGAGGGGGCCCATGAGGACTAGCACATCAGGTAACTATGGGCCCAGGAGTTTTCTTATGCATTGCCGATTGGCTGAGCTGAGAATGTGTTTCCACCAGACCCCTCCCTCCCAGGACAAAACCCCGTCGGTGCTCCATACGTGCAGCTCAGCTGCCAACCCTCGTGTTACCTGCAGGTGAGAGGCAGGAGGATGTTAGGCCACACCCACTCACTAATAATTTGGCTTGTGACTTACAGCTTGGCCAGTGTTCTGCAGAGCCCATGTAGCCTGAGCCTGACCTTCCAACAATCCTTTTCTTCCCACGTGACCCGAGACAGAGTGAACGTAACCATAGCAACACATTCCTCTCACTGCCCCCCAATATTGTAGCTGGATGGGGTAAcctcctccccttgtttcccctccCCCGCAGCTGTAGATTCCACATTGCAGATGTCGCTGTCCCTGGGGCCCCTGTTGCACGGCTTATATAAGGAAGTGCGCCAGGTTGATGTGTGGCGCTAGCGAAGCTTCCTGAGAGCAGGGTGGAGACTGAATATGCCCCACCACTGGACTATTGCCCCACATAGGGTTGTATTTACAATAAAAACCCCATGCAAAGAGCAGGAATGTCTCACTGTAACACAAAGGGGAAGTATTCCTGCAGCATTTAATACCCCGGTAACCCCACCCACTACACACAAGTCCaagcccccccccctaaaaagTCCTTCCTTTCAAGACAATTACTGGGCTAGTCCTCGCCCTCCACTTCCTGGTCGGACAGCATTTCCGTCGTACTTCCTgcttcctcctcttcatcagagcTGGTAACACAGGCCGTCTGGAAAAGCAATACCAGTTCCTGGAAGCGCCGCGACACCTGCACAAAACGCACAGTCACTATCACGCCCCACCATGATTGGCTGAAACTCTGCCTCCCGCCCACCATGGGAATCTCACCTCATCTGCGCTCTTGTTGCCCAGGCTCCTGGAAATTGCAGCAAAGGTCTCCGGCTGGGCCCCCCGCTCCTGGCACATTGTGAGGATCACTCGATCGGCCTCCCTGCCCCAAAAGCACATGCTCGTCAGTCTGGAACCCACCTGTGTGCCCCACAAGCTTGCAGTCTACTCCGTGAGTTTGCACATTATTCAAGATTATTTAAGGACAGCTACGAGAATGCTCTACAGATGGAGCCATGTTACTATCCTGTGATACGGATGGGCCAAACTACCAGCATGCTTATAGATGGAGCCATCTGGATGTGCCCAGCTATGAGAATACTCTACAGATAGAGCCATATGGATGGACCCAGCTATGAGAATGCTCTACATATGGAGCCATGTTTAGTATCCTCAAATATGAATGGGGCCAGCTACGAGAATGCTCTACAGATGGAGCCATGTTTAGTATCCTGGCATATGGATGGGCCAAACTATCAGCATGGTCTACAGAGCGAGCCATAACTGGACTGTTAACTGAACTTTTCTTTACACACCTGGACTATCTCAGAGACACACTCtgatatctgtactagctggagccacgtcatcttgtctcactgtgtattcgtatactgcggCGATGACGTTTACTTTGACATATGGATGGGCCCAGCTACTAGAATGTTCTACATATGGAGCCATGTTAGTACCCTACCATATGGATGGACCCAGCTACGAGAATgctctacagatgaagccatgtTTGAACCCTGCCATATGGATGGGCCCAGCTATGAGAATGTTCTACAGATGGAGCCATGTTAGTATCCTGCCATATGTATGGGCCAAACTACCAGCATGCTTGCAGATGGAGCCATATGAATGGGCCCAGCTACAAGAATGCTCTACAGATGCAGCCATGTAGTATCCTGCCATATGAATGGGGCCAGCTATGAGAATGTTCTACATATGGAGCCATGTTAGTGTCTTGCCATATGATGGACCAAACTACCAGCATGCTCTACAGGTGGAGCCATATGGATGGGCTCAGCTATGAAAATGCTCTACAGGTGGAGCCATGTTCGTACCTTGACATATGGATGGGCCTAGCTATGACAATATTCTACAGATGGAGCCATGTTAGTATCCTGCCATATGGATGGGCAAAACTAACAGCAtgaactacagatgaagccatatAGATGGGCCCAGCTAAGAGAATGCTCTACAGATGGAGCCATGTTAGTATCCTGCTATATGGATGGGCCTACAGATAGCCATGTTAGCAAAGCATGCTGGTAGGTTGGCCCATCCATATGGCAGGGCAGTAGCAACAAGCAAAACAGATGGAGTCATTCCTTGCTTTATACACACAGTACCTGGTCCACAGAATGACCTTCTCTCCGCTGGAGCTGACTTTGATGTTCTTGGCACACATAGTTGAGGTTTGCTCCTCGAGGGTGGGGGAAGGACTTTTCTTGTCGATGTTCGGATATAGGGGCTTGGGATAAGGAGGAACAGAGGCAGAGCTTCCAGATGAGCTGGGAATGATGGACACTTCGCTCCTCTCAATCACATTGGGTAGCGTGGGGTTTAGCCCCAGGGAAGGTGCAATGCTATTGGGCAGTTTCTCAGGCTCCTTCATGCACAGAGATCTGCGGCTACTCCTAAGAGGGGCAGAAGTGCGGGGGGAGTCTCTGGTGGCAAGTCTGGCTTTGCCAAGGGAAGTGCAGTCTGATGCAGATGAGCCTCTCTGGGTGGGGGCACGAGTTTTGTTACTATCTGCCCCGCTGACATCACTGCTGCCCCTCTGGCCTACAGACGGCTCTGCACAAAGTCTGTCCTGTGTGTCCCTCGGTGGAAGAGTGCCCTCGCCAGGAGCTGAGACAAGAGAACTTAGAGATGGACTCCCAGTATACagtgggtcagtgacccaataGTTTCCATGGTTACACTCACCCAGTTCCTTCAAGCTGGAACCCTGCCGAAGAGATCGGGGCGGCCCACCTACTGTTGCATCAGGAGCTTCTCTGGTTCGCTGGGCGCGGCTTTCACACACCTAAATGTGCAACACAATGAGTGGAGTTTATAGGGCAGAGCAGGGAGAACAATTGCCCCATGGTCCTGGCAGGAAAGTGAGTCTGACCTTAGTGTTGCACTGGCTGCACGTCCTCCTCTTACTCCGCTTCATGCGCTGCTCTGCACTGCTGTCCTGGTACAAACACGGGCACTCCTTTCCCACTGTGTCCTGCCACTCGGCCTCCTAAACACACACAAGCCTGTTAGTAGCTCCACACCCCCCCCTCCCGAACGCCCCAAAAATACCCACTTTTTCTTGGTGCACATCCTTCTTTCTCTTGTTCCGGGGTGCCGCCGCCTTTCCcagctcttcctcctcttccAGTTCTGGCAACGTAACCTCTTCATATCCATCGAACTGTGGAACAGGGTGCACTGTCAGTTACCCCTGTGACCCCCCCTCACCCTACACGACAGGTCAATGGGAGAACTTTATAAGGACATAGACGACTGCCCCAAGCCATCAGTCTAGCCATATTTACCCCTAACCCACTATAGGCTCCACCCAGTGCAAACCTTATAGTCTTTATCTTCTGGCCAGTGCATGACCTCAAAGTCCCCGAGGCAACTTGCTGGCGGCCTCagctgatcaaagaacagagaGAATTCATCCTGGAGATGATTGTGGCCCCTCAGCAACTGCCACATCTGCGCCTTtagctacagagaaagcagagagTCAGGGGCATAAGTATGGACAGTGCCAGACAAAGAGAAGGGCACCCAAGGGCAGCTCTTCTCGCCCAACAAATTCATACATACTACAGTAGGCTAGCGATATATCCTGTAGGGTGCAGTACAGGGACTGGGGGTACCATGTTATTTCCTGTAGGGGGAAGTAAAGGGGGTACCTTTGTTATTTCCTGCAAGGGGCACTCTGCGCAACTTTGCAGCAGTCTGATGATCTTCTGATGCTGCGCGggattttccatgaaacagattTCCAACTGGCGGAGGAACTTGCGGCTCTTGTCGAATGCCTGCTGCTCCTCAAACTAAGGGAAAAATGGGGCGTCACAGGCTAAGTGATCTGATTGGTCTCTGTAGGGCAGAATGTGGGGTAATGGGAATACAGAGGAACAGCAGGTTTTGTTTCCAGCATATTCCTGAGTGCAGTGCAAAGCATTTACAAACAAATGATTGGACAAGCATTAACAAGAGGTGGGAGATCAGAGGGTCCTGCTTGTGCACCCCAATATCTGTACATGCCATTCCTCTAACTGGCCTGGCAGGGCCCTGTTTGCTGCCCCAGTTGGCAGAGAACCAATGCTGCCCCTCACTCATTTGGGCACAGGCTGTTGCTGGAGCACAAGGCTGGGGTGTCCACTTTCCACCTAGTTGAACCACTGACAATACCAGTGTGCTCCCTGCCCACTCTTAAAGGCCTGAAAATTGCCAATACTGAGCACGCACATCCCTTTATGCCAATCATATGTTATTATAGTGAAAGGGCACACGGTCATTTGACCCCACAGTGCCAACATTCCCCAATACATTTAATGTCGCACCAATCACAGAGAAGATGGACACTCTCCTGCTAACCATTTGGGGGTAgaataaatctactaaaaatgatttttctccccAAATACCTCTAAATCCTCCACAACCTATTTCACTAAACTACTCCCTAATCAAACCTCACTCGTCTGGGGACAGAAATCCCCCCGTTTTGCCCAATAGGAGGGCCTGTTGGAGAGTTGGGGGTTCTTGTTGTCTGCACATTATGGTGCTTCCACCCACACCCCAATAATCATTATTATATggagtccatacaacacagaaacactgcttatacaacatTCAAAGCAACACAAACATCTTTCACTTGATACAGTCAATGAGTTGGGAAAGAACAATGATATTCCCTAATATTCCCTTCACTTTCTCCTaaggaataacacacatttcATCCATTTTTCTTCAagatttggaatacaatgtgcaATGTTGCCAGTGCATTTGCCCATATGGAAATAAAACCTATAATAAGGATTTGGAGCAACaccctgctattattctgaacacacgTGTGTACAAAGAAACAACCCCCTTACAGTTGCACCCCCATGGCTTGGGCTCTACAGCTGCACCAATAGTGCCCCCCACTGTTGTCCCTAAGCCCCACCCTATGGGATGACTCCCTCATGTATAGGAGATGTCCCAGGTCAGAGATTAGAAGCCTCGGGAGATGCCACGTCATTTGGCCAAAGCCTGACATCATTAATGGTTGCCATTCCTTCCCAACACAATCACTTCACCCACATTTCACTGTGTGTTACACATTTACGGCTCCTCCAAACTGTTCAGCAAGTTACATTGTCAATTCATGGCTACAGATTGTCTTGAGGGCATCACACTCAGCAGCAGTGTCTACTCCCAAGTTTCTACTGAGTGGGACGTACACAGAAGCCAAACCAATATCTACTCACACATTCATCCAATTATTATTGCTCCAACTGAAAACGCCAACTGTCCCACTGGTCTCTGGTGCCTCTCCAACCCTTCTTTTGCCTAATATGCCTCTCTAGCTGTCCCACTGGCCCCTCTCCAATCCTCTGTTTGCCTGAAATGCCTTCACACCAGCCTCGCTGGTCTCTGGTGCCTCTATTTACAGAGAACATTGTACAGAATAAGTTGACTCACCAATCCGCACTCCAGGGCTTCCTCTGGGAGAAGAAAGGCAGCAAAATCCCTGACGAGCTGTGGCCAGTCCCTGAGAAGCGCCCGGAGcctctcacacagatccatggcCGTCCTCTCCTGCCTGCTCATCTCAAATTGGTAAATGAGCTGCAGGAACTGCTCATACTTCCCCGGCACCAACTGCAATGCCTCCCGCACCTGCACCCAAACACACGGCCAATGAGCTGCATGCCTCCCTATTGGTATCACCAAACCTCTGGGACCAATGGGATGGACTCAGAGCTGTAATGTGCATAAAAGCACAACCCCCATAAGGAATCTTAACCCCAAAATTAGctaggcacccccccccccaggagatgAGAGCAGACCCTTCCATGAAGAAGTCCTTACCCTGTTGAGATACGACTGTGCAAAGGCCATGTCCTTCTGCGCCCTCAGAGGATCCTTGGCCAGAATGTTCTCATCATAAAGCAACAGTAATTTAGAGGCATCTTTGCTGGTTCGAGCCCGCCCCCTTCTGCTTCGGACCCTGTGAGACCCGGGGCCCCTGCTCCCACCTCTGCGCCTCTCACCTTATCAGAAAAGACAGGCAATTTTAATgcaaatcctcatttgcatatttcaatataaacaataacaaaagaCCAATGGAAAGGCTTTCAGTCACCTTGGGTTGCCCATTCTTGTCATTTGGCATAACACTCACCAGCAGGAACTGCACTCGTTGGCGCAGGAGTCGGTAATGGGGGGCACAGGTGACTCTGGGCACTTTCTGCCCCCCCTTCAGTCACTTCATCTGTCATTTCTTCCTCTTTCTGTGAGGAACGTTCAATGCCTTCatcaccctcctcctcctcttcctcctcctgctctgaGTTCTCCTCCTGGGAGTTTTCCTCAGAGTCTCCCTCCTGACTCAGTCGCCTCTCTGATGCCAGCCACGTCAGCTTCTCCATGGTCTCCTGGCACCACAGACACAACCTGTCACACACCTGCCATCTTTACAGCCTCCAatcctctctctatatatacacagtatacagtagaacccccattttacgtttttcaggggaccagaaaatccaggaaaaagtattatgcataatatataggtgggaccacaaaacaacaatgtagaatgagggaaaacttaaaattaggggatgtaaaatggggatatatatatatatatatatcttacactACCCCAGTAACTACAGCTTGAATTCATGTTCCAACTGCCACCCCAGTAACTACAGCTTGAATTCATGTTCCAACTGCCACCCCAGTAAGTACAGCTTGAATCTCTGTACCCAGAGACAGTGCCCATAATGCCCTTACCTGGAGCTCTGGCACAGACAGAACAGACTCCTCCGAGGCTGAGGAAATTTCTTCTTCATCCTCATCCTGGGTCAGGTCATCAaagtcttcctcctcttcctcttcagCGCCATCTTTGTCATTGCCACTCTCAGGTCGCCCTGAAGGGCTTGAAGAATCGTGCTGTGTCCCGGCCGGGCTGCTTATGTCCATATCTCCATCTGTGGATGAGGAAGTGTTTTTAGGAGACTCTGCAGCTTCGGGATTCTGGGTGTCATCGGCCCCATCCTCTTCCTCCATAGCTTCATCTTCAGGCTTCTCTTCCTCCTTATTATCAGACTCCTCCTCCTTGAGCACAagtgaagtgctggctctattCCCATCCTGCTCTTTGGTTTTGTCACCCATAGTGTGGCCCCTGTGCCTCTGGCCTGCAGAGAACCCTGAAGGCTCCTGGGCTCCAGATCCATCCCCTACAGTCCCATACCCCTCCTCCGGAAGCCCCTGCCCAACCTGCTGCTCACACAGTCCAGAGCCATTTTCACAAGTTGGAGCCCCCTCTCGTTGCTCTGTTTCTAGGGGGTCACATTCAGAAGCGGGTTTCTGTTCTGCTGGGAACAGTGGAACTTGTGTTAGATTAAAGGGGCAGCCTTTCTTTTCAGGGGATGTTTTCTCTGGGCAGCACGGAGAGGCTTCCTCctcttttatatcattttttgctGAAGTCCCTTCTCCCCCACAGTCTCCGTGCCCCCCAGGGCCCAGGCTCCCCTCCTCCTTCACCTTTATAGTAATGGAGACGCAGTCCCACTCATCGTCTTCTTTAAAAGTGGTCTCCTCTTGCCCTTGCACGTCACCCTGTGTAGAGTCAACATGGCTCTCTGGCTCAGTGAGGTGGGTCTGGTTGAGGGGGGAGGGGACGATGGTCTGGCTCAGAGGGATTGTTGGGGGGTTAAGCAGTAATGTGGTGATTGGAACTCCTGTGCTGCTGCTCATTGGCTGTATCACACCACATGGAGACCCAAGACTCACCAGCTTTAACGTGGTACTCGGTACGGCAAAAATAACAGGGGTAGAATGAACGAGGGGGGCAGATTTAAAGGCAGGGCCTCGGATGGCACTCCTTCTTTTGGACATACCACCCAGGAGTCTCCGGGCTCTTTGGTTCAACATTGCAGGTTGCAGCACTTTGGCCGGGGCAATAGGAATAGGGGCAATAGACGTAGGGTTTAAACGAGAGGGTCTGGGGGCACAGAGCGATGTGGGGCGTACTTCTTGAAATTTACACCCCACTGGCACATCCACAGGACGTATTCCCAGAATTCCCTGCACTGGCACGACAGGTGGCACCAGACTGGGCACCCTGGTATATAAACCAATAGGGAATGGGTCTTGGCCTGAGACTTTGGTCACCGTTTTGGGAAGGAAGTTTGTGTTGTTGCTGGTGCTGCTGCTATTGGGCCGGATGAGAAGGGGCTTTAGAATGGAGGGTCTCTTCTGTCGCCAAGTTCTGTGCAGAAAGCGCTGAGGGAGGGGCTTCAAGTTAAGCTGCAGGCCTGGAGGTATCATTAGGGGGAACTTCTGCACCTCCTTTTTGTACTTCCCAAACTCTTCCTCGATGCTGCTCAGGTTAGCCTGTCCGGAGAGAATAACAGATCGGCCATGACCCTATCCAACTCCCTATCCACCAAGTTATGTTTATCAGTCACCTTTTAGGAACTATTTATATAAAGAGTGTTCAAACAAATCCATTTAATCCATGGGCCCCTGTTACATAAAGACCTGGGATTAGTTTCTTGCACTGCAATTACCTTGAGCCAATATGGCAGCCGATGTTTCTCCCTCTCCACCGGGGCTTTGGCATCCCGCCAGTGGGCATCATCacacaatttaaacattattGGCAGAAGCTTGGTCCTCTTGTAAAACTGGCGGAAAGAAAGCATCAGCGTATGTGAGTGAGGAGGTGCAGCATAGGGCTGATCACTGGCAAACTCTGCCCTCAATGCACCCACACAGTGCCCTACTATTCACCTTAATGATATTATCTGCACTCACCTTAATGATATTATCCGGAGTCTTTTTCATGGTCAGGTTCTTTATGCGCACAGTCAGCTGCTGGGCACTCTTGCCCGTCACTAGGTACTTGCTGATCAGGGGCTTATAATAGTCTGTCCCCTCAAAATGCTTCAGGCCTAAAGCCAACAAACTAAAGGACAAATGTTAGACACCAGCAGGATGGTCAGATGGGTGGGAAGGATATTCTGCCAGGGTCACACTCTAGCCCCATGGCACATCACACCACAACTAACTAGAAATACAATAAAAGGAAGGTCTGGAACCTACTTGTCCTCAGCCTTTGTGAAGTACACTCTGTCCCGAGGTCCTTTCTCCTTCAGGGCACAGATAGGCAGCAGCTCCGGGTACATAAAGAGGGGACGTGTAGCCATGATccatgccacgtgcttgggtaggCTGGTAGCCTCACTGGCTGTAAGGAATAGGTAGCAGAGTAAGAGatggcacagacacacacacatgccaAGTATCAGACACAACAGGACACACACGTGGCACATACCATCCCCTGCCCCACAAGGGAAGCAAGCTGGCACATACCATCCCCTGCCCCACAAGGGAAGCAGGCTGGCACATACCATCCCCTGCCCCACAAGGGAAGCAGGCTGGCACATACCATCCCC
This Xenopus laevis strain J_2021 chromosome 8S, Xenopus_laevis_v10.1, whole genome shotgun sequence DNA region includes the following protein-coding sequences:
- the gon4l.S gene encoding GON-4-like protein isoform X3, with product MSRAEKCHSVSGGGMQPPESVTTSQQEQDPNKSEDDVELCVTLDDQDSEGEEHRRKRKREKEDEEERKEVCDFDETLDQALEDRAKQHNLTAVNVRNILHEVITNEHVVAMMKAAITDTEDMPLFEPKMTRSKLKEVVEKGVVIPTWNLSPIKKVTEVKVPQFVDIHLEEDDSSDEEYWPEEGDEDETAEESLLESDVESTASSPRGHKCPKVLQLPEPVGIEEDESADGQQEASDTPGLVMHIGADVATMGPPPPPKSKPTQDSTFMEKLHAVDEELAFSPMCMDSYQSLDESLIAFRTRSKRPLKDVPIGQLEAKLKAPDITPDMYEQNTADDDEWKKWLISLMEDDVGNEDEGDDDDDPEYNILEDLDEPDTEDLRNDRAVRITKKEVSELMEELFETFQDEIGFSHVDDEGPDEDSNQEAQPNFNTPQAIRFEEPLANLLNEQHRTVKAQLEFLRLRKFLPKSQPQGTDESTPAPEEPKAPPPAKAAPVMFLDVSQRRRLQQQMQQHIQLLSQMHLLTCQNQQLSQPAELSRMFLMELSSFAEKSMMHHRMTNPQFHSAFQPWNLKEALQLLHDFHRQVLEERCPPKPLKKNASEATSLPKHVAWIMATRPLFMYPELLPICALKEKGPRDRVYFTKAEDNLLALGLKHFEGTDYYKPLISKYLVTGKSAQQLTVRIKNLTMKKTPDNIIKFYKRTKLLPIMFKLCDDAHWRDAKAPVEREKHRLPYWLKANLSSIEEEFGKYKKEVQKFPLMIPPGLQLNLKPLPQRFLHRTWRQKRPSILKPLLIRPNSSSTSNNTNFLPKTVTKVSGQDPFPIGLYTRVPSLVPPVVPVQGILGIRPVDVPVGCKFQEVRPTSLCAPRPSRLNPTSIAPIPIAPAKVLQPAMLNQRARRLLGGMSKRRSAIRGPAFKSAPLVHSTPVIFAVPSTTLKLVSLGSPCGVIQPMSSSTGVPITTLLLNPPTIPLSQTIVPSPLNQTHLTEPESHVDSTQGDVQGQEETTFKEDDEWDCVSITIKVKEEGSLGPGGHGDCGGEGTSAKNDIKEEEASPCCPEKTSPEKKGCPFNLTQVPLFPAEQKPASECDPLETEQREGAPTCENGSGLCEQQVGQGLPEEGYGTVGDGSGAQEPSGFSAGQRHRGHTMGDKTKEQDGNRASTSLVLKEEESDNKEEEKPEDEAMEEEDGADDTQNPEAAESPKNTSSSTDGDMDISSPAGTQHDSSSPSGRPESGNDKDGAEEEEEEDFDDLTQDEDEEEISSASEESVLSVPELQETMEKLTWLASERRLSQEGDSEENSQEENSEQEEEEEEEGDEGIERSSQKEEEMTDEVTEGGAESAQSHLCPPLPTPAPTSAVPAGERRRGGSRGPGSHRVRSRRGRARTSKDASKLLLLYDENILAKDPLRAQKDMAFAQSYLNRVREALQLVPGKYEQFLQLIYQFEMSRQERTAMDLCERLRALLRDWPQLVRDFAAFLLPEEALECGLFEEQQAFDKSRKFLRQLEICFMENPAQHQKIIRLLQSCAECPLQEITKLKAQMWQLLRGHNHLQDEFSLFFDQLRPPASCLGDFEVMHWPEDKDYKFDGYEEVTLPELEEEEELGKAAAPRNKRKKDVHQEKEAEWQDTVGKECPCLYQDSSAEQRMKRSKRRTCSQCNTKVCESRAQRTREAPDATVGGPPRSLRQGSSLKELAPGEGTLPPRDTQDRLCAEPSVGQRGSSDVSGADSNKTRAPTQRGSSASDCTSLGKARLATRDSPRTSAPLRSSRRSLCMKEPEKLPNSIAPSLGLNPTLPNVIERSEVSIIPSSSGSSASVPPYPKPLYPNIDKKSPSPTLEEQTSTMCAKNIKVSSSGEKVILWTREADRVILTMCQERGAQPETFAAISRSLGNKSADEVSRRFQELVLLFQTACVTSSDEEEEAGSTTEMLSDQEVEGED